In one Vibrio sp. VB16 genomic region, the following are encoded:
- the folK gene encoding 2-amino-4-hydroxy-6-hydroxymethyldihydropteridine diphosphokinase, whose product MTIVYVGVGTNVDKIKHTHAAINELFLLDNQRKVSPIYECAPVGFDSSSFYNFVVELSTHKKLTDFSHELRKIELKWGRPEDAKKCQDRNLDLDILLFGEEVSPHSPTVPREDIFKYPFVIQPLFDLVPELVIPNDGRRVKEIWQIMDHLESLTKVDFVY is encoded by the coding sequence ATGACAATAGTTTATGTTGGCGTTGGTACTAACGTAGATAAAATAAAGCACACTCATGCTGCGATTAATGAACTCTTTTTGTTGGATAATCAAAGAAAAGTCTCGCCCATTTATGAATGTGCGCCTGTTGGTTTTGATAGCAGTTCGTTCTATAACTTTGTTGTAGAGCTTTCCACTCATAAAAAATTGACGGATTTTTCACACGAACTTCGTAAAATAGAGTTAAAGTGGGGCCGCCCTGAAGACGCTAAAAAGTGTCAAGATAGAAACCTAGATCTCGATATATTACTTTTTGGTGAGGAAGTCTCACCACACTCACCGACGGTACCCCGAGAAGATATTTTTAAATATCCATTTGTCATTCAGCCTCTGTTCGATCTTGTACCTGAATTGGTTATCCCCAATGACGGGAGAAGAGTGAAAGAGATTTGGCAGATAATGGATCACCTAGAATCCCTTACGAAAGTGGATTTTGTTTATTAA
- the tsaD gene encoding tRNA (adenosine(37)-N6)-threonylcarbamoyltransferase complex transferase subunit TsaD, with product MRILGIETSCDETGVAIYDDEKGLLSHQLYSQVKLHADYGGVVPELASRDHVKKTIPLIKEAMKEANLSEKDIDGIAYTAGPGLVGAILVGATIGRSLAYAWDVPAIPVHHMEGHLLAPMLEDTPPPFPFVALLVSGGHTMIVEVKAVGDYQILGESIDDAAGEAFDKTAKLMGLDYPGGPLLSRLAEKGTQGRFKFPRPMTNRPGLDMSFSGLKTFAANTIAANDNDDQTRADIAYAFQDAVCATLVIKCKRALEQTGMKRIVIAGGVSANKQLRADLGDLAKKIGGEVYYPRTEFCTDNGAMIAYAGMQRLKNNESSDLSVKAQPRWPIDQLSPIKSN from the coding sequence ATGCGTATTTTAGGTATTGAAACCTCTTGTGATGAAACAGGTGTCGCTATTTATGATGACGAGAAAGGATTACTTTCACATCAATTATATAGCCAAGTAAAGCTGCATGCCGATTATGGCGGTGTAGTACCAGAGTTAGCCTCAAGAGACCATGTTAAGAAAACAATTCCTCTAATCAAAGAGGCGATGAAAGAAGCCAATTTATCTGAAAAAGATATCGATGGTATTGCCTATACCGCCGGACCGGGTCTGGTTGGTGCTATTTTAGTTGGTGCGACCATTGGTCGCAGTCTCGCTTATGCCTGGGATGTGCCAGCGATTCCTGTACATCATATGGAAGGCCACCTTCTTGCCCCTATGTTAGAAGACACACCACCACCATTCCCATTCGTTGCGCTGCTGGTCTCTGGTGGTCACACCATGATTGTGGAAGTGAAAGCCGTTGGTGATTATCAAATATTGGGAGAATCGATAGATGATGCTGCGGGAGAAGCTTTTGATAAGACGGCTAAATTGATGGGATTGGATTATCCAGGTGGACCGCTTCTTTCTCGTCTGGCGGAAAAAGGCACTCAGGGTCGCTTTAAATTCCCTAGACCGATGACGAATCGCCCCGGTTTGGATATGAGTTTTTCTGGCTTGAAAACTTTTGCTGCTAACACCATTGCGGCGAATGACAATGATGACCAAACCCGAGCAGATATCGCTTACGCGTTTCAAGATGCGGTCTGTGCAACGTTAGTGATTAAATGTAAACGAGCATTAGAGCAAACGGGAATGAAGCGCATTGTGATTGCAGGAGGAGTTAGTGCTAACAAGCAATTAAGAGCGGATTTAGGAGACTTAGCCAAAAAAATAGGTGGGGAAGTTTACTACCCAAGAACCGAATTTTGTACCGATAATGGGGCGATGATTGCCTATGCTGGTATGCAGAGGTTAAAAAATAATGAATCCTCAGATTTATCGGTTAAAGCTCAACCCCGCTGGCCAATTGATCAGCTATCACCTATCAAGTCGAATTAG
- a CDS encoding multifunctional CCA addition/repair protein codes for MQTYLVGGAVRDKLLDIPNYDNDWVVVGSTVEQMLSLGFQAVGKDFPVYLHPKTKEEYALARTERKSGHGYTGFQCHFSPDVSLEEDLTRRDLTINAMAQDEFGVIIDPYGGQDDLNSRVLRHVSDAFIEDPLRVLRVARFAAKLAPLGFTIAPETIQLMKSMVDSNELKHLTPERVWQEWHKSLKTERPDIFLSVLKECGALKVIIPEIDQLFGVPQPEKWHPEIDTGVHTLMVVKQAALLTTSTVVRFAAQVHDLGKGVTPESEWPSHKMHAHTGLAIIKALCHRVKVPNEYKEIALAVCAQHSNVHRANELKPATFLKILNKLDVWRKPDKLNLVLLACVADHRGRKDHEDLPYPQRSIFEDAYKSALSVDVQDVIKDGFEGQHIREELDKRRIEAIAFSRQCE; via the coding sequence TTGCAAACCTATCTTGTTGGCGGAGCAGTGCGTGACAAACTACTCGACATTCCCAATTACGATAACGACTGGGTTGTCGTCGGTTCTACCGTGGAGCAGATGCTCTCACTTGGCTTTCAGGCCGTAGGTAAGGACTTTCCTGTTTACCTGCACCCTAAAACGAAAGAAGAGTACGCATTAGCGCGGACAGAGCGCAAATCAGGTCACGGATATACAGGGTTTCAATGTCACTTTTCTCCTGATGTATCATTAGAAGAAGATCTTACGCGACGGGATCTTACCATCAATGCTATGGCACAAGATGAGTTCGGTGTCATCATTGACCCATACGGTGGTCAGGATGATCTCAATTCTCGTGTTCTTCGTCATGTATCCGACGCATTCATCGAAGACCCATTGCGAGTACTACGTGTCGCCCGATTTGCCGCCAAACTCGCGCCTTTAGGTTTTACCATTGCACCTGAAACCATACAGCTCATGAAAAGTATGGTTGATTCTAATGAGCTAAAACATCTTACGCCCGAAAGAGTATGGCAAGAATGGCATAAATCACTAAAAACTGAGCGACCCGATATTTTTCTCTCTGTGCTAAAAGAATGCGGAGCGCTTAAGGTTATCATTCCTGAGATTGACCAACTATTTGGTGTCCCTCAACCAGAAAAATGGCATCCGGAGATAGACACAGGAGTCCACACACTCATGGTGGTAAAACAAGCCGCCCTGCTCACGACTTCTACTGTTGTTCGTTTTGCCGCTCAAGTCCACGACCTTGGCAAGGGGGTGACACCCGAATCTGAATGGCCCAGCCACAAAATGCATGCTCATACAGGGCTAGCCATCATTAAGGCGCTATGCCATCGGGTAAAAGTGCCTAACGAATACAAAGAGATAGCCCTTGCTGTTTGCGCCCAGCATTCCAATGTACATAGAGCAAATGAACTTAAGCCTGCCACTTTCCTAAAGATACTGAATAAACTAGATGTTTGGCGCAAACCAGACAAACTGAACCTAGTATTGCTCGCATGTGTTGCCGATCACAGAGGAAGGAAAGATCACGAGGACTTACCGTACCCACAACGATCGATCTTTGAAGATGCTTATAAAAGCGCATTATCCGTTGATGTACAAGATGTCATTAAAGATGGATTTGAGGGGCAACATATTCGTGAGGAACTCGATAAGAGACGAATAGAGGCGATTGCGTTTTCCCGACAATGCGAGTGA
- a CDS encoding undecaprenyl-diphosphate phosphatase, which yields MTYFEAFILALVQGFTEFLPISSSAHLILPSAILGWDDQGLAFDVAVHVGTLAAVMIYFRSEVMTLLTALIGSIFKGERSKESKLAWMLILATIPACILGFFIKDIIELYLRSPWIIATTTVVFALLLWWVDNNARLKDDEYQADGKKSLMIGIAQALALIPGTSRSGATITAALYLGFTREAAARFSFLMSIPIIMLAGGYLGLKLVTSAEPVHLGYLMTGIMTSFISAYICIFFFLKLISKMGMLPFVIYRLILGFGLFGFLIFGS from the coding sequence ATGACGTATTTTGAAGCATTTATACTTGCCTTGGTTCAAGGTTTTACCGAGTTTCTCCCTATATCTAGTTCTGCTCACCTAATTTTACCGTCTGCAATACTTGGCTGGGATGATCAAGGCTTAGCATTTGATGTTGCCGTGCATGTTGGCACTCTTGCCGCGGTTATGATCTATTTTAGAAGTGAAGTCATGACCCTTTTAACCGCTTTAATTGGATCGATATTCAAGGGTGAACGGTCGAAAGAGAGTAAGTTAGCTTGGATGTTGATACTTGCGACTATTCCAGCCTGTATTTTGGGTTTCTTTATCAAAGATATTATTGAGTTATATTTGAGAAGTCCTTGGATTATCGCGACAACAACAGTGGTATTTGCATTGTTGTTATGGTGGGTTGATAACAATGCGAGATTGAAAGATGACGAATATCAGGCTGATGGTAAAAAGTCATTGATGATTGGTATTGCGCAGGCCTTAGCTCTCATCCCAGGCACATCACGATCTGGTGCGACGATTACGGCGGCACTTTATTTAGGTTTTACTCGTGAAGCTGCCGCGCGTTTTTCTTTCTTGATGTCTATCCCCATCATTATGCTCGCGGGTGGATATTTAGGACTCAAGTTAGTAACAAGCGCGGAGCCTGTGCATTTAGGCTATTTAATGACAGGAATAATGACCTCGTTTATCAGCGCGTACATCTGTATTTTCTTTTTCTTGAAGCTTATTTCCAAGATGGGGATGCTGCCGTTTGTTATCTATAGATTGATACTTGGTTTTGGTCTGTTTGGGTTCTTGATATTTGGTTCTTAG
- a CDS encoding ExeA family protein produces MYKDYFGFIEAPFSIVPSSRYLFLSSRHREAMVHLQAGLGDGGGFAMLTGEVGTGKTTVSKAMLASLNDDVKAGLILNPTFSETDLLEAICDEFNVQYPEKATLKQLTKGIHQYLLENYANGVQSLLLIDEAQHLSSQVLEQLRLLTNLETDSQKLLKVLLIGQPELQFKLQTVELRQLSQRITGRYHLLPLSDKEVFQYIEFRLRIAGSQHSLFSAKAAKVIAKHTQGVPRLINLVCDKALLYAFYSGEKEVTAEQAEKACQDVMSFQAPLTPAIKTSTTNAFPTMFSATMLAVILVGLVFKFNQPIESFIQSYFPPIPIVENRIEKQQSIDDELRVFIQKSQNQIDVMQALYRLWGVKASVLDANCSSESTPFHCESRYGNLPTIMQENRPVVLTLQSEVGTFYAVLYKVYQDKVELLNGKQRVVLAADWLASNWNGEYQTLWYSKIVQVLKRNSEGEDVRTLDAMLSKVLGEESMGSQIFDVKLENRVKAFQTWQGLTADGVVGKNTLKLLDRMTTEFSPKIILTEEGS; encoded by the coding sequence ATGTATAAGGATTATTTTGGATTTATTGAAGCACCATTTTCGATAGTTCCAAGTTCAAGATACTTGTTTCTGAGCTCTCGTCATCGAGAGGCAATGGTGCACCTTCAAGCAGGCCTTGGTGATGGTGGTGGATTTGCGATGCTGACAGGAGAGGTAGGGACGGGTAAAACAACCGTATCTAAAGCGATGTTAGCGTCTCTAAATGATGACGTAAAAGCGGGGTTAATTCTTAATCCAACCTTCTCAGAGACCGATCTTTTAGAAGCGATATGCGATGAGTTCAATGTTCAGTACCCCGAGAAAGCCACGCTTAAGCAGTTAACCAAAGGTATCCACCAGTATTTACTGGAAAATTATGCGAATGGGGTTCAATCGTTATTGTTGATCGATGAGGCACAACATCTTTCATCCCAAGTTTTAGAGCAGCTACGTCTATTGACGAATCTAGAAACCGACAGCCAGAAGCTTCTTAAGGTGCTATTAATTGGCCAACCTGAATTGCAATTTAAGCTGCAAACTGTTGAGCTTCGACAGCTATCTCAGCGTATAACGGGTCGTTATCATTTGTTGCCGTTATCCGATAAAGAGGTGTTCCAATACATCGAATTTCGTCTACGCATCGCAGGAAGTCAACATTCATTATTTAGTGCTAAGGCAGCAAAGGTCATTGCCAAGCACACGCAGGGTGTTCCTCGCTTGATTAATTTAGTGTGCGATAAAGCATTACTGTATGCATTCTATAGTGGTGAAAAAGAAGTAACCGCAGAACAAGCTGAAAAAGCTTGTCAGGACGTAATGTCATTTCAAGCACCATTGACACCTGCTATTAAGACCAGCACAACCAATGCTTTCCCTACAATGTTTAGCGCGACCATGTTGGCGGTTATTCTGGTCGGCTTGGTGTTTAAATTCAATCAACCGATAGAATCCTTCATTCAATCCTATTTTCCACCTATTCCCATTGTGGAAAATAGGATCGAGAAACAACAGAGTATTGATGACGAATTACGTGTATTTATCCAAAAAAGTCAAAATCAAATCGATGTAATGCAAGCGCTGTATCGTTTATGGGGTGTGAAAGCGTCGGTATTGGATGCCAATTGTTCATCAGAAAGCACACCATTTCATTGCGAAAGTCGCTACGGAAATTTGCCGACCATCATGCAAGAAAATAGACCTGTTGTGCTTACTTTACAGAGTGAAGTAGGGACTTTTTATGCGGTGTTGTATAAGGTTTACCAAGACAAAGTTGAGCTATTGAATGGCAAGCAACGTGTCGTGTTAGCCGCAGATTGGTTGGCTTCTAACTGGAATGGTGAATATCAAACACTGTGGTACAGTAAAATTGTTCAAGTACTGAAGCGGAATAGTGAAGGTGAAGATGTTCGGACACTGGACGCGATGTTATCCAAAGTATTAGGTGAAGAAAGCATGGGTAGCCAGATCTTTGATGTGAAATTGGAAAATAGAGTTAAAGCATTCCAAACTTGGCAAGGACTCACGGCAGATGGAGTAGTAGGAAAAAATACGTTGAAGCTACTTGACCGAATGACAACCGAGTTTTCACCTAAAATCATCTTGACAGAAGAGGGTTCATAA
- a CDS encoding GatB/YqeY domain-containing protein encodes MALIEQLKEEQKIAMKAKDKLRLGTIRLALSAIKQREVDERITLTDDDIVVIMTKMVKQRRDSVSQFEAAGRQDLADAEKAEIIVLGDFMPQPLSEEEVSALVESAIAESGAAGMQDMGKVMGVLKPQIQGRADMGKVSGLVRSKLA; translated from the coding sequence ATGGCTCTTATTGAACAACTCAAAGAAGAGCAGAAAATTGCGATGAAAGCCAAGGATAAATTACGCCTTGGCACTATTCGTTTAGCCTTATCAGCAATTAAACAACGTGAAGTTGACGAGCGGATCACTCTGACCGACGACGATATCGTAGTAATAATGACTAAGATGGTTAAACAACGTCGTGATTCTGTATCGCAATTTGAAGCAGCAGGTCGTCAAGACTTAGCTGATGCTGAGAAAGCAGAAATTATTGTACTTGGGGATTTCATGCCTCAACCGTTGTCAGAAGAAGAAGTATCAGCACTTGTTGAAAGTGCTATTGCCGAATCTGGTGCTGCGGGCATGCAAGACATGGGTAAAGTAATGGGTGTACTTAAGCCGCAAATTCAAGGCCGAGCAGACATGGGTAAAGTAAGCGGTTTAGTTCGTTCTAAATTGGCTTAA
- the folB gene encoding dihydroneopterin aldolase, whose product MSVDKVFIEKLEVITTIGVYDWEQEIKQKLVLDIEMAHDNRPAGQSDNVEEALDYAKVSKAIIEHIENGQFLLVERVAEEIAELVMAQFNVPWIHIRLTKPGAVPQAAGVGVVIERGSRNA is encoded by the coding sequence ATGTCAGTTGATAAAGTGTTTATTGAAAAACTAGAGGTCATTACCACGATTGGTGTGTATGACTGGGAACAAGAGATCAAACAGAAATTGGTCCTTGATATTGAAATGGCACATGACAATAGACCGGCAGGACAAAGTGATAATGTTGAAGAGGCACTGGATTATGCCAAAGTAAGTAAAGCGATAATCGAACATATAGAGAATGGTCAGTTTTTGTTGGTTGAGCGTGTTGCAGAAGAGATAGCCGAATTAGTTATGGCTCAGTTTAATGTACCTTGGATTCACATTCGTTTGACCAAACCCGGTGCCGTTCCTCAGGCCGCAGGTGTCGGTGTAGTGATTGAAAGAGGCAGTAGAAACGCCTAA
- the plsY gene encoding glycerol-3-phosphate 1-O-acyltransferase PlsY — protein sequence MTPLALGMIIFAYLLGSISSAVLICRLLKLPDPRENGSKNPGATNVLRIGGKPAAIAVLLLDMLKGTIPVWVSYYLTIEPLYLGLIGIAACLGHIYPIFFHFRGGKGVATAIGAIAPIGWGLTGLLGITWLVAVIITRYSSLAAIITALLAPFYAWMFKPLYTLPVAMLCCLILLRHYDNIRRLMDGTEPKIGSTS from the coding sequence ATGACACCATTAGCGCTTGGAATGATCATCTTTGCCTATCTGCTAGGATCCATATCTAGTGCGGTGTTGATCTGTCGACTGCTCAAATTACCCGATCCAAGAGAAAATGGTTCAAAGAACCCCGGCGCGACCAATGTATTGAGAATTGGCGGAAAACCAGCCGCAATAGCGGTATTGCTGCTTGATATGTTAAAAGGCACTATTCCAGTCTGGGTGAGTTACTACCTCACTATTGAACCTCTGTATCTTGGTCTAATCGGCATTGCAGCATGTTTAGGCCACATCTATCCTATCTTTTTCCATTTTAGAGGCGGTAAAGGTGTTGCTACTGCAATTGGTGCAATAGCACCGATTGGCTGGGGATTAACAGGATTATTAGGTATTACATGGCTAGTCGCTGTGATTATAACAAGGTATTCGTCCCTTGCTGCTATTATCACCGCGTTGCTAGCCCCCTTCTATGCTTGGATGTTTAAACCACTCTATACGCTTCCTGTTGCGATGCTATGCTGTCTGATTTTGCTCCGACACTACGATAACATTCGCCGCCTTATGGATGGTACAGAGCCAAAAATTGGCTCTACGTCTTAA
- the rpsU gene encoding 30S ribosomal protein S21: MPIVKVRENEPFDVALRRFKRSCEKAGILSEVRRREHYEKPTTVRKRAKAAAQKRHAKKLARENARRVRLY; this comes from the coding sequence ATGCCAATAGTTAAAGTACGTGAAAACGAACCGTTCGACGTTGCATTACGTCGTTTCAAACGCTCTTGCGAAAAAGCAGGTATTCTTTCAGAAGTGCGTCGTCGTGAGCATTATGAAAAACCTACTACCGTTCGCAAACGCGCTAAAGCAGCAGCTCAAAAGCGTCACGCTAAGAAGCTAGCTCGCGAAAACGCTCGTCGCGTACGTCTGTACTAA